Proteins encoded in a region of the Gammaproteobacteria bacterium genome:
- a CDS encoding DUF3524 domain-containing protein, translating to MKKHILLLSAYDAMSHRQWRQSLASLFPEFTWTQLSLPPRHFSWRVRGNSLLWGQGEHVELEQSYDLLIATSLVDLASLRGFRPALARIPSVVYFHENQFAYPRSPEQVQRPYDTDLDAALVSLYSALCADRVVFNSDYNRLSFLAGARQLFNRLPDRLPTRLMEKLSLAETLPVPLDPALTGHRSASRTEPLQVAPAVLTVAWNHRWEYDKGPALLLKLVKAVVDQELPIQFCIMGQQFRRQPEEFEQLGRLLAAHDRRNPHWPSHLGYVPDRSDYLGRLASCDVVLSTAIHDFQGLAVLEACALGCTPLCPDQLVYPEYLDQRFLYPAPPGGKDDVTLQALLTSLCAWQRQLASGRPLPAFQPTAFAAATLKKRYLALFEALWQ from the coding sequence ATGAAAAAACACATCCTGCTTCTTTCCGCCTACGATGCCATGAGCCATCGTCAGTGGCGTCAGTCACTGGCAAGTCTGTTCCCGGAGTTTACCTGGACTCAGCTGTCTCTGCCGCCTCGGCATTTCAGCTGGCGCGTGCGGGGCAACAGCCTGCTCTGGGGGCAAGGCGAACACGTGGAACTGGAGCAGTCGTACGACCTCCTCATAGCCACTTCGCTGGTGGACCTGGCCAGTTTACGGGGGTTCCGCCCCGCTCTGGCCCGGATTCCCTCGGTGGTTTACTTTCACGAGAATCAGTTTGCCTATCCACGGAGCCCTGAACAGGTTCAGCGCCCCTATGACACCGACCTGGATGCAGCCCTGGTTTCTCTCTATTCAGCACTGTGCGCGGATCGGGTGGTTTTCAACAGCGACTACAACCGGCTAAGCTTCCTGGCGGGGGCCAGACAGCTGTTCAACCGGCTGCCCGACCGGCTGCCCACCCGGTTGATGGAAAAACTGTCGCTTGCAGAGACTTTACCGGTGCCACTGGACCCGGCCCTTACAGGTCATCGCAGCGCCAGCAGGACAGAACCGCTGCAGGTCGCGCCTGCAGTCCTGACGGTGGCCTGGAACCACCGCTGGGAATACGACAAGGGGCCGGCTCTGCTGCTGAAGCTGGTAAAAGCGGTTGTCGACCAGGAACTGCCGATTCAATTCTGCATCATGGGCCAGCAGTTCCGTCGTCAGCCTGAGGAATTTGAACAGCTTGGCCGACTGTTGGCCGCTCACGACAGACGCAACCCCCACTGGCCGTCTCATCTGGGCTATGTGCCTGACCGGAGCGACTATCTTGGCAGACTGGCATCCTGCGATGTGGTGCTGTCCACGGCGATACATGATTTTCAGGGTCTGGCTGTGCTGGAGGCCTGCGCACTGGGCTGCACTCCCCTGTGCCCGGACCAGCTGGTATACCCGGAGTATCTGGACCAGCGGTTTCTTTATCCGGCGCCACCGGGCGGCAAGGATGACGTTACGCTGCAGGCACTGCTGACCAGCTTGTGCGCCTGGCAGCGACAGCTGGCCAGCGGACGGCCGCTGCCAGCGTTTCAACCAACCGCTTTTGCAGCAGCCACCCTGAAAAAACGTTACCTGGCTCTGTTTGAAGCACTGTGGCAATAA
- a CDS encoding VWA domain-containing protein: MQFINPNLLQAIQEGRFSFAYGVSLPVFLLIVAALVALVWFTYRKTTRPISKPWKAFFIGLRSFVLVLLLVCLLRPIITTTQVTPQETYLGILIDDSESMQIADQNGQSRAGAASGLLFESGFLDQLSETFQVRTFRFDNETRRIASASDLQGSGNASSLEQALQYVDDQLNGLPLAGVVLVTDGADNTDSNPLSVAESLGSRQVPVFTIGVGQENIPQDIGIVDVSSAKTVLEGSVFDVQVALNHQGYQGEQVEISILDGDIPVVSDTITLGEEGVTRRYDLQLTPERREEIVYELQVALQDGEIIPENNSYRFLVDNSEKPPLDILYIEGHPRNEYKFIRRAVQGDSSLRLATYLQTGPEKFYRQGIESPTELSSGFPDSREELYRYEAIILGDIEASFFNADQLQMIDDFVAERGGGFLITGMVDEGYLGTPVADILPVTIVEENFLPSHLRGGIRRGDHPTGELYFPRLTRNGEFSPLLRLSGDDAENRRLWQELPELQGVHVTGRAKPGATVLLEHPILQFQNQPLPVIASQRYGSGRSMSISTASTWRWQMMMHSEDQSHETLWRQALRWLAVSAPERITVDFDREFYNVGDKVSISATVLGDDYEPDNDATLWVQVTDPEGQVSDIPMEWDIEEDGVYRVSFEVENEGVHDLLVDVTSAASDAAIDSSEKRAAFVVTPSLREYSNANMDAGLLERVAAASGGNFYDFSRAGNLLSDIEYVPNAYSREVQEDLWDRPWLLALLISLMCIDWVARRMKGLS, encoded by the coding sequence ATGCAGTTTATTAATCCAAACCTCTTACAGGCTATTCAGGAAGGACGATTCTCGTTTGCTTACGGAGTCAGCCTGCCAGTATTTCTGCTGATCGTGGCAGCGCTCGTTGCGTTGGTCTGGTTCACCTACAGAAAAACTACGCGCCCGATCAGCAAACCATGGAAAGCGTTTTTTATCGGGCTGCGGTCCTTTGTGCTGGTACTCCTGCTGGTGTGCCTGCTGCGACCGATAATTACCACTACCCAGGTGACTCCCCAGGAAACTTACCTTGGCATATTGATAGACGACTCTGAAAGTATGCAGATCGCAGACCAGAATGGTCAGTCCCGGGCCGGTGCAGCCAGCGGGCTGCTGTTTGAAAGCGGCTTCCTTGATCAGCTGTCGGAAACCTTTCAGGTCAGGACATTCCGGTTCGACAACGAAACCCGCCGTATCGCCAGTGCCTCCGACCTTCAGGGCAGCGGAAATGCTTCTTCTTTGGAACAGGCGTTACAATACGTGGATGATCAGTTAAATGGTCTGCCGCTGGCAGGCGTTGTTCTTGTTACCGATGGTGCGGACAATACCGACTCCAACCCGCTGTCGGTGGCTGAATCCCTGGGCTCGCGCCAGGTGCCTGTGTTCACGATCGGCGTCGGTCAGGAAAACATCCCCCAGGATATCGGTATTGTAGATGTCAGCAGCGCCAAGACCGTACTGGAGGGCTCCGTTTTCGACGTCCAGGTGGCCCTCAATCATCAGGGCTATCAGGGAGAGCAGGTTGAGATTTCAATCCTCGATGGGGACATCCCGGTGGTCAGCGACACGATTACCCTGGGTGAAGAGGGAGTAACCCGACGATACGACCTGCAACTGACGCCCGAGCGGCGGGAGGAAATCGTCTACGAGTTGCAGGTCGCCCTGCAGGATGGAGAGATAATCCCCGAGAACAACAGTTACCGGTTTCTGGTCGACAACAGTGAGAAACCCCCACTGGATATTCTCTATATTGAGGGGCACCCCCGCAACGAATACAAATTCATCAGGCGCGCGGTGCAGGGCGACAGTTCCTTGCGCCTGGCGACTTATCTGCAGACAGGGCCGGAGAAATTCTATCGGCAGGGTATCGAGTCGCCAACCGAGTTGAGTTCCGGCTTCCCTGACAGCCGCGAAGAGCTGTATCGTTACGAAGCGATCATTCTGGGGGATATTGAAGCCAGCTTTTTCAATGCCGATCAATTACAGATGATCGATGATTTTGTTGCCGAGCGCGGCGGTGGATTTCTGATTACCGGGATGGTTGACGAAGGTTACCTGGGTACGCCAGTGGCTGATATTCTGCCGGTCACCATCGTGGAGGAGAATTTTCTACCTTCTCATTTGCGAGGTGGTATCCGGCGCGGTGATCATCCAACCGGCGAGCTCTACTTTCCGCGCCTCACGCGCAATGGTGAATTTTCGCCGTTACTGCGACTTTCCGGTGACGATGCGGAAAATCGCCGTCTATGGCAGGAGTTGCCTGAACTTCAGGGTGTTCATGTAACGGGTCGGGCCAAGCCGGGCGCCACTGTTCTGCTTGAACATCCAATACTGCAGTTTCAGAATCAGCCGCTTCCGGTGATCGCGTCACAGCGTTACGGCAGCGGTCGCAGCATGTCCATCAGCACGGCCAGCACCTGGCGCTGGCAGATGATGATGCACTCCGAGGATCAATCCCACGAAACGCTGTGGCGGCAGGCTCTGCGCTGGCTCGCCGTGTCGGCGCCCGAACGTATTACCGTTGATTTTGATCGGGAATTCTATAATGTCGGTGATAAAGTCAGTATCTCCGCTACGGTGCTGGGCGACGATTACGAGCCTGATAATGACGCCACCCTGTGGGTCCAGGTGACGGATCCTGAAGGGCAGGTCAGCGATATCCCCATGGAATGGGACATCGAAGAGGATGGCGTGTACCGGGTCAGCTTTGAAGTGGAAAATGAGGGTGTTCACGACCTGCTGGTTGACGTCACCAGTGCTGCCAGCGATGCGGCAATCGACAGTTCGGAAAAGCGCGCCGCGTTTGTTGTTACCCCGTCATTGCGGGAGTACTCCAATGCCAATATGGACGCCGGCCTGTTGGAGCGGGTGGCGGCCGCCAGCGGAGGCAATTTCTATGATTTTTCCCGGGCCGGCAACCTGCTCTCGGACATTGAATACGTACCGAATGCCTATTCCAGAGAAGTTCAGGAAGATCTCTGGGATCGTCCCTGGCTGTTGGCGCTGCTGATCTCGCTGATGTGCATTGACTGGGTCGCCAGACGAATGAAAGGGTTATCGTGA
- a CDS encoding LysM peptidoglycan-binding domain-containing protein, whose amino-acid sequence MLLLLLLLLAGSASAQDRSLFPRPPELEPAIQFWIKVYTEVDTRSGYLHDARNLAVIYRSLPLDRRLIEQTRQQIGKDLEVLASGRRSGLTDSQREILALWGEDTSNATLAEASSNIRWQLGQSDRFLGGLIRSGAYRAHINQVIREKNLPLELGVLPHVESSFNPLAYSSASASGMWQFGRATGQRFMRIDHIIDERLDPYTATHAAMSLLEYNYSILGTWPLALTAYNHGAGGMARAKRQLGTDRIEDIVADYRGRAFGFASRNFYAQFLAVLDVENNARQYFGDFRLDQAPEFVEVRTDAFVDAEVFARSVGVSLEQLRADNPALLPIVWDGTKRIPRDFPVKLRSSVADDPARVLAQIPADYKFAVQTPDVSYVVERGDSLSVIARRFNTTVAKLASLNQLASRNRIQIGQRLLLPQDNAQAQRLLAVADMPVPSDGVYSVRRGDTLSLIAARFDVGEAELLRLNNISDPHRIFPGQQLSLPGFGAGGAEAGSSPQESPARLVIASETLASAGSPADSHSDDRQAAPSPAPVQLAQVEELLPPAAVLPDNQQLEQAASDEQGQAVAQESSLSVAETNEQLVEELLADPSDYGVAADGTIQIQASETLGHYAEWLGIRATDIRRLNNMSFREPVIIGERLKLDFARIPASEFEVRRRDFHVRMQQEFFSNYRIQDVDHYRVAANDNIGSIARRRYSTPIWLLRQYNPSLDFNRVQIGQEIVFPLLEPAE is encoded by the coding sequence TTGCTCCTCCTGCTCCTGCTGCTGCTGGCAGGTTCCGCATCGGCCCAGGATCGCTCCCTGTTTCCCCGCCCCCCGGAACTGGAGCCGGCCATTCAATTCTGGATTAAAGTCTACACTGAAGTTGATACCCGCAGCGGCTACCTGCACGATGCCAGAAATCTGGCTGTGATCTACCGAAGCCTGCCGTTGGACCGTCGCTTGATCGAACAGACCCGCCAGCAGATCGGTAAGGATCTGGAGGTGCTGGCCTCTGGTCGACGTAGCGGCCTGACTGACAGCCAGCGGGAAATTCTTGCTTTATGGGGAGAGGATACAAGCAACGCAACGTTGGCGGAGGCATCCTCCAATATCCGCTGGCAGCTGGGGCAATCGGATCGGTTTCTTGGCGGGCTGATTCGTTCGGGCGCTTACCGGGCGCATATCAACCAGGTGATCCGGGAAAAAAACCTGCCCCTCGAGCTGGGTGTTCTGCCCCATGTGGAGTCTTCATTCAATCCCCTGGCTTATTCCAGCGCGTCGGCCTCCGGCATGTGGCAGTTCGGTCGTGCGACCGGGCAGCGTTTCATGCGCATCGATCACATAATCGACGAACGACTGGATCCTTATACGGCCACTCATGCCGCCATGAGTCTGCTGGAATACAACTACAGCATTCTGGGCACCTGGCCGCTGGCGCTTACCGCCTATAATCACGGCGCCGGGGGCATGGCAAGGGCCAAGCGTCAATTGGGCACCGATCGCATTGAGGACATTGTCGCCGACTACCGGGGGCGGGCTTTCGGGTTTGCATCCCGGAACTTCTACGCGCAATTTCTGGCGGTACTGGATGTCGAGAATAACGCCCGGCAGTATTTCGGTGACTTTCGTCTCGATCAGGCGCCTGAGTTTGTCGAGGTGCGAACCGACGCCTTCGTCGATGCCGAGGTTTTTGCCCGTTCCGTGGGAGTCAGCCTGGAACAGCTTCGAGCAGACAATCCGGCATTGTTACCCATCGTCTGGGACGGCACCAAGCGTATTCCTCGGGATTTCCCCGTCAAGCTGCGCAGCAGTGTCGCTGACGACCCGGCGCGGGTTCTTGCCCAGATCCCTGCCGATTACAAATTTGCCGTGCAGACGCCGGATGTCTCCTATGTCGTCGAGCGTGGTGACAGTCTTTCCGTCATTGCGCGACGCTTCAATACCACGGTTGCCAAGCTGGCGTCGCTCAATCAGCTGGCAAGCCGCAACCGGATCCAGATCGGCCAGCGTCTGCTGCTGCCGCAGGACAACGCCCAGGCTCAGCGCCTGCTGGCCGTGGCAGACATGCCGGTGCCCAGTGACGGCGTCTACAGTGTCAGGCGCGGTGACACGCTGTCCCTGATTGCCGCCCGCTTTGATGTGGGAGAAGCAGAGCTGTTACGCCTGAACAATATTTCCGACCCGCACCGTATCTTTCCGGGGCAGCAATTGAGCCTGCCAGGTTTTGGCGCTGGCGGCGCTGAAGCCGGTTCGTCGCCTCAGGAATCACCGGCCCGGCTGGTAATTGCCAGCGAGACCCTGGCAAGCGCCGGCTCACCTGCAGACTCGCACTCTGACGACAGGCAGGCAGCACCGTCACCCGCTCCCGTGCAACTGGCTCAGGTTGAAGAGCTGCTGCCACCGGCGGCGGTCCTGCCTGACAATCAGCAACTCGAACAGGCTGCATCTGACGAGCAGGGCCAGGCGGTGGCGCAGGAGTCCAGCCTCAGTGTCGCCGAAACCAACGAGCAACTGGTCGAGGAACTGCTGGCGGATCCCTCTGACTATGGCGTGGCGGCGGACGGCACCATTCAGATTCAGGCTTCGGAGACCCTGGGGCACTATGCCGAGTGGCTGGGAATCCGGGCCACTGATATCAGGCGTCTGAATAACATGAGTTTTCGGGAGCCTGTCATTATAGGTGAACGCCTGAAGCTGGACTTCGCGCGCATTCCTGCCTCGGAATTCGAGGTCAGACGGCGGGATTTCCACGTGCGGATGCAGCAGGAATTTTTCAGCAATTACCGGATTCAGGACGTGGATCATTATCGGGTCGCAGCCAATGACAACATCGGCTCCATCGCCCGGCGCCGGTATTCAACTCCGATCTGGCTGTTGCGACAGTACAATCCCAGCCTGGATTTCAATCGGGTGCAGATCGGTCAGGAAATTGTTTTTCCGCTGCTCGAGCCGGCCGAATAG
- a CDS encoding NUDIX hydrolase, whose amino-acid sequence MVEPRPAATVVLVREAQTDLEVLLLRRDENLAFTPGCWVFPGGKIDPQDYPSESGTGEYQAALRAAVRETREEAGITIDHRHLIHTAHWTTPENLPLRFSTWFFLCPLYEQVEVTVDDGEIRDFRWISPVRALQEVARRELKVIHPTLVTLQDLRHYSSLDELLAGVSGQGIRVFPDDSPHYRPIEMGVADVPDSE is encoded by the coding sequence ATGGTTGAACCCAGACCCGCTGCCACTGTTGTGCTGGTTCGGGAAGCGCAGACTGACCTTGAAGTCCTGTTGTTAAGGCGGGATGAAAACCTGGCCTTCACTCCCGGATGCTGGGTCTTTCCGGGAGGCAAGATCGACCCACAGGATTACCCCTCGGAATCCGGTACCGGGGAGTATCAGGCGGCACTGCGAGCGGCAGTGCGGGAGACCCGCGAGGAAGCGGGGATTACCATTGATCATCGGCACCTTATTCACACCGCGCACTGGACCACGCCCGAAAATCTGCCGCTACGGTTCAGCACCTGGTTTTTCCTCTGTCCCCTTTACGAACAGGTTGAGGTTACTGTCGACGACGGCGAGATAAGAGATTTCCGCTGGATCAGCCCGGTCCGGGCGCTGCAGGAAGTTGCGCGGCGGGAACTGAAAGTCATTCACCCGACTCTTGTGACACTTCAGGATCTGCGGCACTACTCAAGTCTCGATGAATTGCTTGCCGGCGTATCCGGGCAGGGTATCCGGGTTTTTCCCGACGATTCTCCCCACTACCGACCAATCGAAATGGGGGTGGCCGACGTACCCGATAGTGAGTAG
- a CDS encoding DUF4175 family protein, with amino-acid sequence MSSPTFSTLRQTLKKIRRRHSLLFAVKYLGLAVIGLSALVLLMTGIEAWLEPGRTGTIALFVLTVAGGVAILWALLRVLHFGRADDRNLARYVEARIPDLEQRLLTSLEFTDDELLHGRRGVSYQFIQQLWLDAQEHVQQQERHVETVIPARQSWFSLAGAGLVVVALGVLFSLSETLLNAGSKLAWPFAIETPVVVVETPPLPIEIALEPGNLELQRGSSVTVIARVDNAIPGTVTLRLQDDNVNWRDYTMSRDGSGSDSATYSYYIPSLDEDTTYYVTFTEAEQYNSPQYQIELFDLPQVEQIDVAFDYPDYTGFEDTVETDSGDMVVPEGTAVELTLTFNKPIAEATLLFQPSYNDEGEEVIVYEDIPLSLEGETGVASFTVSADTVYRIVARDFEQLETQNPLDYYIRAIEDTPPELVLKRPGNDQEVMPLEEVVIEVDASDDYGISEFSLHYSVVGQDERSVQFLNGTDVRSVSGTELIYLEDLQVEPGDFVSYYLTMADNNGLEGPEEVISDIYFLEVIPTDQEFRRGGGGGGGGGGGGGQQGGDSSALVRIQKDVIAATWKLRNRQGDVSPDEFLADAEIIAESQREATERARMSIDRLSERLNFSDDSYDQAVENLSLAIEQMNVAANELDQQQITSALTPEQAALQYILKAEANINRTQISMQQGGGGGGGGAAQQEREDLRELFEMELGRLENRYETPQSAGGGQQQDSEEANKLEELARRQEGLTRAQRNLARREDQMTEEQRRRELERLMRQQEQLSREVAQLSQQLSRSQQAQSGSPQSQQQAQQQSQQQAQGGSSSSGSSSQQAQQQPQSPLQRAAEQMRQAAESGDASIASALSQKALENLREQQQALNEQSERSVNQLAQNIGQRGQQLLQQQRQLQEQLQETSRQQGLGQTRQSVRNDEDLQSLVESQQRQQRDLEEIEEMLRAIIARGDNEDQRLMSQAQEASRELRPIREQMQTSNRVLRNGMVNLAVDIEGEIEDQLTDLSSRLMALDAGQQGTPSDQIQQAAADAAELAEQIRQLEQQALAFNEGNQQNGVPTVRQMRDQLQRSQQLAQQLTQQLQQQNQAGGPQSGGRQPGQQPGQQPGGRQPGQQPGQQPGQQPGQQPGQQPGGNQQASAGQPDGQQAGGRGGDANNNQIGGGQIDTDGNNSPVGNARSIRQQLTQQDIEDFLNQPDLFRQLLEPVLELEGQLRAQAELDNINNKLYAAMDEDIPDAYRDLVQEYYRVLSENQGAAGTAPQ; translated from the coding sequence ATGTCGTCCCCTACATTCTCTACCTTGCGACAAACCCTCAAGAAAATCCGCCGTCGGCACAGCCTGCTTTTTGCAGTCAAATACCTGGGTCTGGCTGTGATCGGATTATCGGCACTGGTTTTGCTGATGACGGGTATCGAGGCCTGGCTGGAACCTGGCCGTACCGGCACAATCGCACTGTTTGTTCTGACTGTGGCCGGTGGGGTGGCAATACTCTGGGCATTGCTGCGGGTGCTTCACTTCGGCAGGGCTGACGATCGCAATCTCGCCCGCTATGTGGAGGCGCGAATTCCCGATCTCGAACAGCGCCTGCTGACCTCCCTGGAGTTTACCGATGATGAACTGCTGCATGGCCGCCGGGGTGTTTCCTATCAGTTTATCCAGCAGTTGTGGCTGGATGCCCAGGAGCATGTACAGCAGCAGGAGCGGCATGTTGAAACAGTTATTCCGGCGCGGCAGTCCTGGTTCAGTCTGGCAGGGGCGGGCCTGGTTGTGGTTGCGCTGGGCGTGCTGTTCAGCTTGTCAGAAACACTCCTGAACGCCGGCAGCAAACTGGCCTGGCCATTTGCCATCGAGACGCCGGTGGTCGTGGTGGAAACACCCCCGTTACCGATTGAAATAGCGCTGGAACCGGGTAACCTTGAATTACAGCGGGGCAGCAGTGTCACCGTCATTGCGCGGGTGGATAATGCTATCCCCGGCACCGTCACTCTCAGGCTCCAGGACGATAATGTCAACTGGCGTGATTACACCATGTCCAGGGATGGCAGTGGCAGCGACAGCGCTACCTATAGCTATTACATCCCAAGCCTGGATGAGGACACCACTTACTATGTGACGTTCACCGAAGCCGAGCAATACAACTCGCCCCAGTATCAGATCGAACTGTTCGATCTGCCCCAGGTGGAGCAGATTGACGTGGCTTTTGATTATCCGGATTACACCGGCTTCGAAGACACCGTGGAAACTGACAGTGGTGACATGGTGGTGCCCGAGGGCACCGCGGTTGAGTTGACGCTGACTTTTAATAAGCCCATCGCGGAAGCAACTCTCCTGTTCCAGCCTTCCTACAATGACGAGGGTGAGGAAGTGATTGTCTATGAAGACATTCCACTCAGCCTGGAGGGTGAGACCGGCGTGGCTTCCTTTACCGTCAGTGCTGACACCGTCTACCGGATAGTGGCACGGGATTTCGAACAACTGGAGACCCAGAATCCGCTGGACTACTACATTCGCGCCATCGAGGATACGCCGCCGGAGCTGGTGCTGAAGCGTCCCGGTAATGATCAGGAAGTCATGCCGCTGGAGGAAGTGGTCATTGAGGTTGATGCCAGCGACGACTACGGGATCAGCGAATTCAGCCTGCATTACAGCGTGGTCGGCCAGGATGAGCGATCCGTTCAATTCCTCAACGGCACTGACGTGCGCTCCGTATCGGGTACAGAATTGATCTACCTGGAGGATCTGCAGGTAGAACCGGGTGATTTTGTTTCTTACTATCTCACCATGGCTGACAACAACGGGCTGGAAGGGCCGGAGGAAGTGATCTCCGATATCTACTTCCTGGAAGTGATCCCCACTGATCAGGAGTTTCGCCGCGGTGGCGGCGGTGGCGGCGGTGGTGGCGGTGGCGGTGGCCAGCAGGGCGGCGACAGCAGCGCGCTGGTAAGAATCCAGAAAGACGTGATCGCTGCCACCTGGAAGCTGCGTAACCGCCAGGGCGATGTGTCGCCCGATGAGTTTCTGGCGGATGCCGAGATTATTGCCGAATCCCAGCGGGAGGCTACGGAACGGGCCAGGATGTCCATAGATCGCCTGTCCGAACGGCTTAACTTCTCCGACGATTCCTATGACCAGGCGGTGGAAAACCTGTCGCTGGCCATTGAGCAGATGAATGTTGCTGCCAACGAATTGGACCAGCAGCAGATTACCAGTGCGCTCACGCCGGAACAGGCTGCCCTGCAGTACATTCTGAAAGCCGAGGCCAACATCAATCGCACCCAGATCAGTATGCAGCAGGGCGGTGGCGGCGGCGGTGGTGGTGCGGCCCAGCAGGAACGTGAAGATCTGCGGGAACTGTTCGAAATGGAGTTGGGCCGGCTCGAAAATCGCTATGAGACCCCACAGAGTGCCGGCGGCGGTCAACAGCAGGACAGCGAGGAAGCCAATAAGCTCGAGGAACTGGCGCGCCGTCAGGAAGGGCTGACCCGGGCGCAACGTAACCTGGCCCGCCGCGAGGACCAGATGACGGAAGAACAGCGGCGCCGTGAACTGGAACGCCTGATGCGCCAGCAGGAACAGCTGAGCCGCGAAGTGGCCCAGTTGTCGCAGCAGTTGTCCCGCTCACAGCAGGCGCAATCGGGATCACCCCAGTCACAGCAGCAGGCCCAGCAACAGTCGCAGCAGCAGGCCCAGGGCGGTTCCTCCTCCAGTGGCAGCAGTTCACAGCAGGCTCAGCAGCAGCCCCAGTCACCGCTGCAGCGGGCGGCGGAGCAGATGCGTCAGGCCGCCGAGAGTGGCGACGCTTCAATTGCGTCGGCACTGAGTCAGAAGGCACTGGAGAACCTGCGTGAACAACAGCAGGCACTGAATGAACAGTCCGAGCGATCGGTTAACCAGCTGGCGCAGAATATCGGCCAGAGGGGGCAGCAACTCTTGCAACAGCAGCGTCAGTTGCAGGAACAGCTGCAGGAAACCAGCCGTCAGCAGGGGCTTGGCCAGACCCGGCAGTCGGTCCGCAACGACGAAGATCTGCAGTCGCTGGTGGAAAGTCAGCAGCGCCAGCAGCGGGACCTGGAAGAAATCGAAGAAATGCTCAGGGCGATAATCGCGCGTGGTGACAACGAAGATCAGCGGCTGATGTCCCAGGCTCAGGAAGCCAGTCGCGAGCTCCGCCCGATCAGGGAGCAGATGCAGACCAGTAATCGGGTTCTGCGTAATGGCATGGTGAATCTGGCAGTGGATATTGAAGGAGAAATCGAGGATCAGCTGACTGATTTGAGCAGCCGTCTGATGGCACTGGACGCGGGGCAGCAGGGTACGCCTTCGGATCAGATTCAGCAGGCTGCCGCCGATGCAGCCGAGCTTGCGGAACAGATCAGGCAGCTGGAACAGCAGGCCCTGGCCTTTAACGAAGGCAACCAGCAGAACGGTGTCCCGACAGTCAGGCAGATGCGCGATCAATTGCAGCGCAGCCAGCAGTTGGCCCAACAGCTTACCCAGCAGCTGCAGCAACAGAATCAGGCTGGCGGACCGCAATCGGGCGGCAGGCAGCCGGGTCAGCAACCGGGTCAGCAACCGGGCGGCAGGCAGCCGGGTCAGCAGCCAGGCCAGCAACCGGGCCAACAGCCCGGGCAACAACCGGGGCAGCAGCCCGGTGGCAATCAGCAGGCCAGTGCCGGACAGCCTGACGGCCAGCAGGCCGGTGGTCGTGGAGGCGACGCCAACAACAACCAGATTGGCGGTGGCCAGATTGACACGGATGGCAATAATTCACCGGTCGGCAATGCCCGGTCCATTCGCCAGCAACTGACCCAGCAGGATATCGAGGACTTCCTCAACCAGCCGGATTTATTCCGCCAGTTGCTGGAACCTGTTCTCGAGCTGGAAGGCCAACTGCGGGCGCAGGCTGAGCTGGATAACATCAACAATAAACTGTACGCCGCCATGGACGAGGATATCCCGGACGCATACCGCGACCTGGTGCAGGAGTACTATCGGGTATTATCGGAAAATCAGGGGGCGGCGGGTACGGCTCCGCAGTAA